One window of the Pyxicephalus adspersus chromosome 5, UCB_Pads_2.0, whole genome shotgun sequence genome contains the following:
- the LOC140331816 gene encoding LOW QUALITY PROTEIN: uncharacterized protein (The sequence of the model RefSeq protein was modified relative to this genomic sequence to represent the inferred CDS: substituted 1 base at 1 genomic stop codon) — translation MTTAWGPVSLDEVAVYFTEEEWRHLQDWQRDLYKEVMQENLDSLLLLEFLCEPGIRTEVADIEERVLRHALHIQTQSDRYENSHGVLDNLPHRCSDCQQVVGGWALLIDHKILHQRYKPNTNPLPPTIHETKPQQGALRAPYISGRWPSSDLPPGLKRPLPGSDPLLNFLEKLDTISASETFVKYEELESFVSRLGNRNHTLRCFICPKIFTDVNLFIEHKKSHKENKSFACPDCGKGFVRKSVLKLHRRTHTGERPFPCAECGKSFSQRFNLVIHQRIHSGEKPYICLSCERGFRYKPALMRHEVKCVKSVQRIFPKNFQSSEMKPLPPILSSDNMAASISQEPPISSVRPHMIPRIHSSSSHHADPRPINQSSLSYNSMCEQSATTTSAHRSSNSKPPSSSNPESGLKSLTFTPTSSSINKPRSSLSNNSICGQSATEHLTTTSPAHHSSNSKPSLSSNPESGMKSLAFTPTSSISKPRSSLSSPICHILDASSSTSLPHRFSMKCSSSSSSTSSLKMESEPSSSELSPLLADLVSSPTNNHRPNIKSPSIFFPAMHHTMRGKYSSVTSLSCRQGLKSPSASLLPKPLXSKYHSSPSSDCIGGTKPLSSAPKSCLLGNKTHSSSGKSIIFASCIPSTSECKASCLKKPSSSSCSSSSCSSSSCSSSSCSDHHTNHCSSECRRSHMKCSPPIYQYHSSSSSSCTFLHQKPVTYSPPGNSVLRHSPSTKPHCTLPPSKVPSPRSSAIDNKPPFKLPFPSHSCSLSSDKSSLQSSFRHFGVSIPKTFCSVPTLRFSAMVNKPMVMEECVQPIEGPFHCSQCERSFRDLGQFTEHQKSHSGMKNTCTECNKSFHRKSTLILHKRTHTGEKPYICNECGKSFSQRFNLVVHQRIHTGERPYICGDCSKSFRYRTGLLRHQRHSLCIRKRPAGNIPGVSTTSVPLASGVKKSFGLIDTSHSLVMSYGLSGSGVSGDDACKVSESYLPTSQSQSLPVGGSAPMISMTLYKAPMKIRLLGNKKENRISRVSSLLAHSSSSLHHQPLKVVPSAPIQINDQNSINGPILKVVPSASIKSNDQNSTDRPKTRMEITGCISDTEVTAIPGSNAEILQLKCEHCKRSFETAEKYMEHQITHSAARHICTECGKAFGKTSQLVLHRRTHTGEKPYCCTKCSKQFSQKFNLVVHQRIHTGEKPYKCSDCSKDFRYRSSLIKHQKYGLCS, via the exons ATGACCACTGCCTGG GGCCCGGTGAGCCTTGACGAGGTGGCGGTGTACTTTACAGAGGAGGAATGGCGCCACCTACAGGACTGGCAGAGAGATCTCTATAAAGAGGTGATGCAGGAGAACCTGGACTCCCTGCTCTTATTGG AATTCCTTTGTGAGCCTGGCATTAGGACTGAAGTAGCTGATATAGAAGAGCGTGTGTTGCGGCATGCGCTCCACATACAGACACAGAGTGACCGGTATGAGAATTCCCATGGAGTGCTGGACAACCTTCCCCACAGGTGCTCTGACTGCCAGCAGGTTGTCGGTGGCTGGGCTCTTCTCATTGACCACAAAATACTACATCAGAGATATAAACCCAACACAAATCCCCTCCCCCCAACGATCCATGAAACAAAACCCCAGCAGGGGGCGCTCCGTGCCCCTTATATAAGTGGTAGGTGGCCGTCCTCTGACCTACCTCCAGGTCTAAAGCGGCCTCTGCCCGGCAGTGATCCTCTGCTGAACTTCCTAGAGAAATTGGATACAATATCAGCGAGTGAAACCTTCGTGAAATACGAAGAATTGGAAAGTTTTGTCAGCCGGTTGGGAAACAGGAATCACACGCTGAGatgttttatctgtccaaaaaTATTCACCGATGTGAATCTTTTCATTGAGCACAAAAAATcgcacaaagaaaacaaaagcttCGCTTGCCCCGACTGCGGGAAAGGTTTTGTCAGGAAGTCGGTGCTAAAACTTCACCGAAGAACTCACACTGGGGAGCGACCGTTCCCATGTGCCGAGTGCGGCAAAAGCTTCAGTCAAAGATTCAACCTTGTGATTCATCAGCGGATTCACTCTGGGGAAAAACCTTATATTTGTCTGTCCTGTGAGAGAGGATTCCGCTATAAGCCGGCTTTGATGAGACACGAGGTGAAATGTGTGAAATCTGTGCAGAGAATATTTCCTAAAAACTTCCAGAGCTCGGAAATGAAACCTTTACCCCCCATTCTATCATCGGATAATATGGCCGCTTCCATCTCCCAGGAACCTCCAATATCTTCTGTCCGGCCTCACATGATTCCTAGAATTCACTCATCTTCCAGCCATCACGCCGATCCCCGGCCAATCAATCAATCTTCGTTATCATACAATTCCATGTGTGAACAATCTGCCACTACAACATCTGCTCATCGATCATCCAATAGCAAGCCTCCATCTTCATCCAATCCAGAATCAGGACTGAAATCTCTGACATTTACACCAACTTCTTCATCTATTAATAAGCCTCGATCATCGTTATCAAACAATTCCATCTGTGGACAATCTGCTACTGAGCACCTGACTACGACATCTCCTGCTCATCATTCATCCAATAGCAAACCTTCACTTTCATCCAATCCGGAATCAGGAATGAAATCTCTGGCATTTACACCAACTTCATCTATTAGTAAGCCTCGATCATCGTTATCCTCCCCTATCTGTCATATATTGGACGCTTCCTCCAGTACAAGTCTCCCCCATCGGTTCAGTATGAAGTGTAGCTCATCTTCATCGTCTACTTCTTCATTAAAGATGGAGTCAGAGCCCTCTTCTTCAGAGCTGAGTCCTCTTCTAGCTGATTTGGTTTCATCTCCTACAAATAATCACAGGCCAAATATAAAATCTCCCTCAATCTTCTTTCCTGCAATGCATCATACGATGAGGGGTAAATATTCCTCTGTCACATCTCTTTCATGTAGACAAGGATTGAAATCTCCCTCAGCCTCATTGCTACCCAAACCATTATAGTCAAAATATCATTCATCGCCATCTTCTGATTGTATCGGAGGAACGAAACCTCTTTCATCGGCTCCTAAGTCTTGTCTATTGGGTAATAAGACGCATTCATCCTCTGGCAAATCCATTATATTTGCTTCATGCATTCCGTCAACCTCAGAGTGTAAAGCCTCATGTCTGAAAAAAccttcatcctcctcctgctcatcctcctcctgctcatcctcctcctgctcatcctcctcctgctcAGACCACCATACTAATCATTGCTCATCAGAGTGTCGGAGATCTCATATGAAATGCAGCCCACCAATATATCAATATCATTCCAGCTCTTCCTCTTCATGTACATTTCTGCATCAGAAACCAGTCACATATTCACCCCCAGGGAATTCTGTCCTTCGTCATTCACCCAGCACTAAGCCCCATTGTACATTGCCGCCATCCAAGGTTCCCTCACCTCGATCCTCAGCCATAGATAATAAACCTCCATTTAAGCTGCCATTTCCTTCGCACAGCTGTAGTTTATCCAGTGATAAGTCATCATTGCAGTCATCATTCCGCCATTTCGGGGTCTCCATACCCAAAACTTTTTGCTCAGTTCCAACGCTCCGATTTTCAGCAATGGTCAACAAGCCGATGGTAATGGAGGAATGTGTGCAGCCCATTGAGGGTCCTTTTCATTGCAGTCAGTGTGAAAGGTCTTTCAGAGATTTGGGTCAGTTTACAGAACACCAGAAGTCCCATTCGGGAATGAAGAACACGTGTACGGAATGTAATAAGAGTTTCCATAGGAAGTCCACTCTCATCCTTCACAAAAGAACTCACACGGGTGAAAAACCATACATTTGTAATGAATGCGGAAAGAGTTTTAGCCAACGTTTTAACCTTGTGGTTCACCAACGTATTCACACAGGGGAACGACCTTATATTTGCGGTGATTGCAGCAAATCTTTCCGGTACAGAACCGGCCTCCTCCGCCATCAGAGACATTCTCTGTGTATAAGGAAACGACCTGCTGGAAATATTCCAGGTGTTTCGACAACATCGGTGCCGCTGGCTTCTGGAGTGAAGAAATCTTTCGGCTTGATTGATACTTCTCATAGCTTAGTGATGTCTTACGGATTATCTGGTTCTGGGGTATCTGGAGATGATGCCTGCAAAGTGTCAGAAAGCTACCTACCTACATCGCAATCCCAGTCTCTGCCTGTTGGGGGCAGCGCACCAATGATATCAATGACCCTGTATAAAGCTCCAATGAAAATAAGACTATTGGGAAATAAGAAAGAAAATCGGATTTCTCGGGTATCCTCTCTCCTTGCTCATTCTTCATCTTCTCTCCATCACCAACCCTTGAAAGTTGTGCCGTCAGCCCCTATCCAGATCAATGACCAAAACTCGATCAATGGACCAATATTGAAGGTTGTGCCATCAGCATCAATCAAGAGCAATGACCAAAACTCCACGGATAGACCCAAAACTCGCATGGAGATCACCGGCTGTATTTCTGATACCGAGGTGACCGCCATCCCCGGGTCAAATGCAGAAATATTGCAGCTAAAGTGTGAACATTGCAAGCGAAGCTTCGAGACGGCGGAGAAATATATGGAGCACCAAATAACGCACAGCGCGGCTCGGCACATTTGTACGGAATGCGGGAAAGCCTTCGGTAAGACCTCGCAGCTGGTCCTTCACAGGCGTACTCACACCGGAGAGAAACCATATTGTTGTACAAAGTGCAGCAAACAATTCAGCCAGAAATTTAACCTGGTTGttcaccagagaattcacactggTGAAAAACCTTACAAATGTTCTGACTGCAGCAAAGATTTTCGCTATCGCAGCAGTCTGATCAAACACCAGAAGTACGGCCTCTGCTCCTGA